Proteins encoded in a region of the Streptomyces sp. NBC_01298 genome:
- a CDS encoding ABC transporter ATP-binding protein: MLLEVRDLHVEFKTRDGVAKAVNGVNYSVAEGETLAVLGESGSGKSVTAQAVMGILDMPPGRIAGGEILFKGKDLLKMKEEERRKVRGNEMAMIFQDALSSLNPVLSVGAQLGEMYEVHRGMSRKDARNKAVELMDRVKIPAARERVGDYPHQFSGGMRQRIMIAMAMALEPSLIIADEPTTALDVTVQAQVMDLLAELQRELNMGLILITHDLGVVADVADKIAVMYAGRIVEAAPVHEIYRNPAHPYTRGLLDSIPRLDQKGQELYAIKGLPPNLLAIPPGCAFNPRCPMARAVCRTDVPPLAEVGPDRASACFFWKECLGG, from the coding sequence ATGCTGCTCGAAGTGCGCGATCTGCACGTGGAATTCAAGACGCGGGACGGCGTCGCCAAGGCCGTCAACGGGGTCAACTACTCCGTGGCCGAGGGCGAGACCCTCGCCGTTCTCGGCGAGTCCGGCTCCGGCAAGTCGGTCACCGCCCAGGCCGTCATGGGCATCCTCGACATGCCGCCGGGCCGCATCGCGGGCGGCGAGATCCTCTTCAAGGGCAAAGACCTGCTGAAGATGAAGGAGGAGGAGCGCAGGAAGGTCCGCGGCAACGAGATGGCCATGATCTTCCAGGACGCCCTGTCCTCCCTCAACCCGGTCCTGAGCGTCGGCGCGCAGCTCGGCGAGATGTACGAGGTCCACCGCGGGATGTCCCGCAAGGACGCCCGGAACAAGGCCGTCGAGCTGATGGACCGGGTGAAGATCCCGGCGGCCCGGGAGCGGGTGGGGGACTACCCGCACCAGTTCTCCGGCGGCATGCGCCAGCGCATCATGATCGCGATGGCGATGGCCCTGGAACCCTCGCTCATCATCGCGGACGAGCCGACCACCGCCCTGGACGTCACCGTCCAGGCCCAGGTCATGGACCTGCTCGCCGAGCTCCAGCGCGAGCTCAACATGGGCCTGATCCTGATCACCCACGACCTCGGCGTGGTCGCCGACGTGGCCGACAAGATCGCCGTCATGTACGCCGGCCGGATCGTCGAGGCCGCGCCGGTCCACGAGATCTACCGGAATCCCGCCCACCCCTACACCCGGGGCCTGCTGGACTCCATCCCGCGCCTGGACCAGAAGGGCCAGGAGCTGTACGCCATCAAGGGCCTGCCGCCCAACCTGCTCGCCATCCCGCCCGGTTGCGCCTTCAACCCGCGCTGCCCGATGGCCCGGGCCGTCTGCCGCACCGACGTACCGCCGCTGGCCGAGGTCGGACCCGACCGCGCCAGTGCGTGCTTCTTCTGGAAGGAGTGCCTCGGTGGCTGA
- a CDS encoding ABC transporter permease produces MPEPDPERAAYDPLGPGPHESIAPTGQGGAMDLALEEGESLEKELGGGPAGPTGPQEKPRSLWSDAWHQLRRNPVFLVSTLLILFLVVISIWPQLIASGDPLQCDLSKSQQGSSPGHPFGYDTQGCDVYTRTVYGARASITVGICATLGAALLGSALGGLAGFFGGWGDALLSRVADIFFGIPVVLGGLVFLSVVTSTTVWPVVGFIVLLGWPQLARIARGSVITAKQNDYVQAARALGAGNGRMLLRHVAPNAIAPVIVVATIALGTYIALEATLSFLGVGLRPPTVSWGIDISNAASQIRNAPHMLLYPAGALSITVLAFIMLGDAVRDALDPKLR; encoded by the coding sequence ATGCCTGAGCCCGATCCCGAGCGCGCCGCCTACGATCCGCTGGGACCCGGCCCCCACGAGTCCATCGCCCCCACCGGCCAGGGGGGCGCCATGGATCTCGCCCTGGAGGAGGGGGAGTCCCTGGAGAAGGAGCTCGGGGGAGGCCCCGCGGGCCCCACGGGACCCCAGGAGAAGCCCCGCTCCCTGTGGTCCGACGCCTGGCACCAGCTGCGCCGCAACCCCGTCTTCCTCGTCTCCACGCTGCTGATCCTCTTCCTCGTGGTCATCTCCATCTGGCCCCAGCTCATCGCGAGCGGCGACCCGCTCCAGTGCGACCTGTCCAAATCGCAGCAGGGCTCCTCGCCGGGCCACCCCTTCGGGTACGACACCCAGGGCTGCGACGTGTACACCCGTACCGTCTACGGGGCCCGCGCCTCCATCACCGTCGGCATCTGCGCCACCCTCGGCGCGGCCCTCCTCGGCTCCGCGCTCGGCGGGCTCGCCGGATTCTTCGGGGGCTGGGGCGACGCGCTGCTCTCCCGGGTCGCCGACATCTTCTTCGGCATCCCGGTGGTCCTCGGCGGCCTGGTCTTCCTGTCCGTGGTCACCAGCACCACCGTCTGGCCCGTCGTCGGCTTCATCGTGCTGCTCGGCTGGCCCCAGCTGGCCCGCATCGCCCGCGGCTCGGTCATCACCGCCAAACAGAACGACTACGTCCAGGCCGCTCGGGCGCTCGGCGCCGGCAACGGCCGGATGCTGCTGCGGCACGTGGCGCCCAACGCCATCGCGCCCGTCATCGTCGTCGCCACCATCGCGCTCGGCACCTACATCGCCCTGGAAGCCACCCTGTCCTTCCTCGGCGTCGGCCTGCGGCCGCCCACGGTCTCCTGGGGCATCGACATCTCCAACGCCGCCTCCCAGATCCGCAACGCCCCGCACATGCTGCTCTACCCGGCGGGCGCGCTCAGCATCACCGTGCTCGCGTTCATCATGCTCGGCGACGCGGTGCGCGACGCCCTCGACCCCAAGCTGCGCTGA
- a CDS encoding ABC transporter permease, protein MGRYVIRRLLQMIPVFIGSTFLIFFMVYALGDPVAALFGDKAPDPATAARIRKDLYLDQPLWKQYLHYMGQIFQGDFGTAFNGQKVTELMASAFPVTLRLTIVAIAIEIVVGITLGVISGLKRGKSIDSGVLVLTLVVISVPTFVTGYLLQFVFGVKWGWVRPTVSPDAPFSELILPGIVLALVSLAYVTRLTRTSIAENVKADYVRTAVAKGLPRRRVITRHLLRNSLIPVVTFIGTDIGALMGGAIVTERIFNIHGVGYQLYQGILRNNSPTVVGFVTILVIVFLLANLLVDLLYAVLDPRIRYA, encoded by the coding sequence ATGGGACGTTATGTGATCCGGCGACTGCTCCAGATGATCCCCGTGTTCATCGGCAGCACGTTCCTGATCTTCTTCATGGTGTACGCGCTCGGTGACCCGGTCGCCGCCCTCTTCGGCGACAAGGCCCCCGACCCCGCCACCGCCGCGCGCATCCGCAAGGACCTCTACCTCGACCAGCCCCTGTGGAAGCAGTACCTGCACTACATGGGGCAGATCTTCCAGGGCGACTTCGGCACCGCCTTCAACGGCCAGAAGGTCACCGAACTCATGGCCTCGGCCTTCCCGGTGACCCTGCGCCTGACCATCGTCGCGATCGCCATCGAGATCGTCGTCGGCATCACCCTCGGCGTGATCAGCGGCCTCAAGCGCGGCAAGTCCATCGACAGCGGCGTGCTGGTGCTCACCCTCGTCGTCATCTCGGTGCCCACCTTCGTGACCGGCTACCTCCTCCAGTTCGTCTTCGGCGTCAAATGGGGCTGGGTGCGCCCCACCGTCTCCCCGGACGCCCCCTTCAGCGAACTGATCCTGCCCGGCATCGTGCTCGCGCTGGTCTCCCTCGCCTACGTCACCCGGCTGACCCGGACCTCCATCGCCGAGAACGTCAAGGCCGACTACGTCCGCACCGCCGTGGCCAAGGGCCTGCCCCGCCGCCGGGTCATCACCCGTCACCTGCTGCGCAACTCGCTGATCCCCGTGGTCACCTTCATCGGCACCGACATCGGCGCCCTGATGGGCGGAGCGATCGTCACCGAGCGGATCTTCAACATCCACGGGGTCGGCTACCAGCTCTACCAGGGCATCCTGCGCAACAACTCCCCGACGGTGGTCGGCTTCGTGACCATCCTCGTGATCGTCTTCCTGCTGGCGAACCTGCTCGTCGACCTGCTCTACGCGGTCCTGGACCCGAGGATCCGTTATGCCTGA
- a CDS encoding peptide ABC transporter substrate-binding protein → MRGATHAKWAACAAAVALAATACGGGSDSGGGGADGIVSSSWGDPQNPLEPANTNEVQGGKVLDMIFRGLKRYDPETGEAKNFLAEKIETTDSQNFTITLKDGWKFSNDEPVTAQSFVDAWNYGADVTKKQNNSPFFSDIVGYADVHPEKGDPKSKTMSGLVVKDPKTFTVALKEKFSTWPETLGYQAFSPLPKAFFTDHDAWLKKPVGNGPYTVDSYTKGTGMKLRKWDAYTGEDKAVNGGVDLKVYTDNNTAYTDLISGNLDLVDDVPAQQLKNVANDLGDRYINQPALIIQTLTFPLYDPQWSKEGMDKVRRGISMAINRDEITKQIFRETRTPAKDWTSPALGDKGGFSATACGEACSFNPTEAKKLIQEAGGLPGGKVSLTSNVDTGSHREWMDAVCNSINNALGEGPVCTVNPIGTFADFRNQQSSFKLTGPFRSGWQADYPLIQNFLEPLYYTGASSNYGKFSNPEFDKLVDAANRESDAAKATGLFKDAEKILAEQMPSIPLWYQNGSAGYGERVSDVKLNQFSVPVYDQIKVS, encoded by the coding sequence ATGCGCGGAGCCACCCACGCCAAGTGGGCCGCATGTGCGGCGGCCGTCGCCCTCGCGGCGACCGCCTGCGGCGGCGGAAGCGACAGCGGCGGGGGCGGCGCGGACGGCATCGTCAGCTCCTCGTGGGGAGACCCGCAGAACCCGCTGGAGCCCGCCAACACCAACGAGGTCCAGGGCGGCAAGGTCCTCGACATGATCTTCCGGGGGCTCAAGCGGTACGACCCCGAGACCGGTGAGGCGAAGAACTTCCTCGCCGAGAAGATCGAGACCACCGACAGCCAGAACTTCACGATCACGCTGAAGGACGGCTGGAAGTTCAGCAACGACGAGCCCGTCACCGCGCAGTCCTTCGTGGACGCCTGGAACTACGGCGCGGACGTCACCAAGAAGCAGAACAACTCGCCCTTCTTCTCCGACATCGTCGGCTACGCGGACGTCCACCCCGAGAAGGGCGACCCCAAGTCCAAGACCATGTCAGGCCTGGTCGTCAAGGACCCCAAGACCTTCACGGTCGCCCTCAAGGAGAAGTTCTCCACCTGGCCCGAGACCCTCGGCTACCAGGCGTTCTCGCCCCTGCCCAAGGCCTTCTTCACGGACCACGACGCCTGGCTGAAGAAGCCCGTCGGCAACGGCCCGTACACGGTGGACTCGTACACCAAGGGCACCGGCATGAAGCTGCGCAAGTGGGACGCCTACACGGGTGAGGACAAGGCGGTCAACGGCGGAGTGGACCTGAAGGTCTACACCGACAACAACACCGCCTACACCGACCTGATCTCGGGCAACCTCGACCTGGTCGACGACGTCCCGGCGCAGCAGCTGAAGAACGTCGCGAACGACCTCGGCGACCGCTACATCAACCAGCCGGCCCTCATCATCCAGACCCTCACCTTCCCGCTATACGACCCGCAGTGGAGCAAGGAGGGCATGGACAAGGTCCGCCGGGGCATCTCGATGGCGATCAACCGCGACGAGATCACCAAGCAGATCTTCCGCGAGACCCGCACCCCGGCCAAGGACTGGACCTCCCCGGCCCTCGGCGACAAGGGCGGTTTCTCCGCCACCGCCTGCGGCGAGGCCTGCTCCTTCAACCCCACCGAGGCCAAGAAGCTCATCCAGGAGGCCGGCGGCCTGCCCGGCGGCAAGGTCTCGCTGACCTCCAACGTGGACACCGGCTCGCACCGCGAGTGGATGGACGCCGTCTGCAACAGCATCAACAACGCCCTCGGCGAGGGCCCGGTCTGCACGGTCAACCCGATCGGCACCTTCGCCGACTTCCGCAACCAGCAGAGCAGCTTCAAGCTGACCGGCCCGTTCCGCTCCGGCTGGCAGGCCGACTACCCCCTGATCCAGAACTTCCTGGAGCCGCTCTACTACACCGGCGCGTCCTCCAACTACGGGAAGTTCAGCAACCCGGAATTCGACAAGCTCGTCGACGCGGCGAACCGCGAGAGCGACGCCGCCAAGGCGACCGGCCTCTTCAAGGACGCCGAGAAGATCCTCGCCGAGCAGATGCCGTCGATCCCGCTCTGGTACCAGAACGGCAGCGCGGGCTACGGGGAGCGCGTCTCGGACGTGAAGCTCAACCAGTTCAGCGTCCCGGTGTACGACCAGATCAAGGTCAGCTGA
- a CDS encoding GNAT family N-acetyltransferase, with protein sequence MLTVRPAGPSDAGDICGLLNTIDRIEIGRPETDLGAVEADLHHPDVDLEADSFLAFESGRLLGYALVWADSGPGRADCHFRVLPGRSAAAVRLLERVEARARELTAGAPHAYLWLAPSGGRTLDPDLLPGRGYRTVRSFRVLTRALGSADTPPEPPAGLVLRPCDGDESERRRAHALIEETFAEHFGHVERPYEPWLDQIDGRGLDWSLVWIASLPVLGDVGVLLTRDDRTSMGWLSHLGVRAQARGRGVGAFLLRHCFAAYAARGRATLGLEVDSANASGALRLYEAHGMSTHHTVDTWELTLRRSALHSQG encoded by the coding sequence ATGCTCACCGTACGGCCCGCCGGGCCCTCCGACGCCGGGGACATCTGCGGGCTCCTCAACACCATCGACCGCATCGAGATCGGCCGCCCGGAAACCGACCTGGGCGCGGTGGAGGCCGATCTGCACCACCCCGACGTGGACCTGGAGGCGGACTCCTTCCTCGCCTTCGAGAGCGGCCGTCTCCTCGGCTACGCCCTGGTGTGGGCCGACTCCGGCCCCGGCCGGGCCGACTGCCACTTCAGGGTCCTGCCGGGGCGCAGCGCGGCCGCCGTCCGGCTGCTGGAGCGGGTGGAGGCCAGGGCCCGCGAACTCACCGCCGGAGCCCCGCACGCCTACCTGTGGCTCGCGCCCAGCGGGGGTCGCACCCTCGACCCCGACCTGCTGCCCGGCCGCGGCTACCGCACGGTGCGCAGCTTCCGGGTGCTGACCCGCGCGCTCGGCTCCGCCGACACGCCCCCGGAGCCGCCCGCAGGGCTCGTCCTTCGCCCCTGCGACGGCGACGAGAGCGAGCGCCGGCGCGCCCACGCACTGATCGAGGAGACCTTCGCGGAGCACTTCGGGCACGTGGAGCGCCCGTACGAGCCCTGGCTGGACCAGATCGACGGCCGCGGCCTGGACTGGTCGCTGGTGTGGATCGCGAGCCTGCCCGTACTGGGCGACGTAGGGGTACTGCTCACCCGCGACGACCGCACCAGCATGGGCTGGCTCAGCCACCTCGGCGTACGGGCGCAGGCCCGCGGCCGGGGCGTCGGAGCCTTCCTGCTGCGCCACTGCTTCGCCGCCTACGCCGCTCGCGGCCGCGCGACACTGGGCCTGGAGGTGGACTCGGCCAACGCGAGCGGAGCGCTGCGGCTGTACGAGGCGCACGGCATGAGCACGCACCACACGGTGGACACCTGGGAGCTGACGCTTCGACGGTCCGCTTTGCACTCGCAGGGGTGA
- a CDS encoding ABC transporter ATP-binding protein has translation MAELTNAPAREPILQVRNLVKHFPLTQGILFKKQVGAVKAVDGISFDLYQGETLGIVGESGCGKSTVAKLLMNLERATAGEVFYKGQDITKLSGRALKAVRRNIQMVFQDPYTSLNPRMTVGDIIGETYDIHPEVAPKGDRRRKVQELLDVVGLNPEYINRYPHQFSGGQRQRIGIARGLALNPEIIICDEPVSALDVSVQAQVINLMEKLQEEFNLSYIFIAHDLSIVRHISDRVGVMYLGKMAEIGTDEQIYEHPTHPYTQALLSAVPVPDPAAREGRERIILTGDVPSPANPPSGCRFRTRCWKAEEKCSVEEPLLAIPERFKGSKSLAAHESACHFAEEKAVLAV, from the coding sequence ATGGCTGAGCTCACCAACGCCCCCGCACGGGAGCCGATCCTCCAGGTCCGCAACCTGGTCAAGCACTTCCCGCTGACCCAGGGAATCCTGTTCAAGAAGCAGGTCGGCGCGGTCAAGGCGGTCGACGGGATCTCCTTCGACCTGTACCAGGGTGAGACCCTGGGCATCGTCGGCGAGTCCGGCTGTGGCAAGTCCACCGTCGCCAAGCTGCTGATGAACCTGGAACGCGCCACCGCCGGCGAGGTCTTCTACAAGGGCCAGGACATCACCAAGCTGTCCGGCCGCGCCCTGAAGGCCGTCCGCCGCAACATCCAGATGGTGTTCCAGGACCCGTACACCTCGCTGAACCCGCGCATGACGGTCGGCGACATCATCGGCGAGACCTACGACATCCACCCCGAGGTGGCCCCCAAGGGCGACCGGCGCCGCAAGGTGCAGGAACTCCTCGACGTCGTCGGCCTCAACCCGGAGTACATCAACCGGTACCCGCACCAGTTCTCCGGCGGCCAGCGCCAGCGCATCGGCATCGCCCGCGGCCTCGCGCTCAACCCGGAGATCATCATCTGCGACGAGCCGGTCTCCGCGCTCGACGTATCGGTGCAGGCCCAGGTCATCAACCTGATGGAGAAGCTGCAGGAGGAGTTCAACCTCTCCTACATCTTCATCGCGCACGACCTGTCGATCGTCCGGCACATCTCGGACCGCGTCGGTGTCATGTACCTCGGCAAGATGGCCGAGATCGGCACCGACGAGCAGATCTACGAGCACCCGACCCACCCGTACACCCAGGCGCTGCTCTCCGCGGTGCCGGTGCCGGACCCGGCCGCCCGCGAGGGCCGCGAGCGGATCATCCTCACCGGTGACGTCCCCTCGCCGGCCAACCCGCCGTCGGGCTGCCGCTTCCGCACCCGCTGCTGGAAGGCCGAGGAGAAGTGCTCCGTCGAGGAGCCGCTGCTCGCCATCCCGGAGCGCTTCAAGGGCTCCAAGTCGCTGGCCGCGCACGAGTCGGCCTGCCACTTCGCGGAGGAGAAGGCCGTCCTGGCCGTCTGA
- a CDS encoding ABC transporter ATP-binding protein, which translates to MDNTSSLPSPRDGAPQTPLLEVRDLHVEFHTRDGVAKAVNGVNYSVSAGETLAVLGESGSGKSVTAQAIMGILDMPPGKIPQGEILFRGQDMLKMSFEERRQLRGRKIAMIFQDALSSLNPVLTVGYQLGEMFRVHEGMSKKDARLKAIELMEKVKIPAAKQRVDDYPHHFSGGMRQRIMIAMAIALEPDLIIADEPTTALDVTVQAQVMDLLAELQRELNMGLILITHDLGVVADVADKIAVMYAGRIVETAPVHEIYKRPAHPYTRGLLDSIPRLDQKGQELFAIKGLPPNLLRLPTGCSFSPRCPAAQDICRSEIPALQPVSEQDGSELAGRQSACHFWKEQLHG; encoded by the coding sequence ATGGACAACACCTCCAGCCTCCCCTCCCCGCGTGACGGGGCCCCGCAGACGCCGCTCCTCGAAGTGCGCGACCTGCACGTCGAGTTCCACACCCGCGACGGTGTGGCCAAGGCAGTCAACGGCGTCAACTACTCCGTGAGCGCCGGCGAGACCCTCGCCGTCCTCGGCGAGTCCGGCTCCGGCAAGTCCGTGACGGCCCAGGCCATCATGGGCATCCTCGACATGCCCCCCGGCAAGATCCCGCAGGGCGAGATCCTCTTCCGCGGCCAGGACATGCTCAAGATGAGCTTCGAGGAGCGGCGTCAGCTGCGCGGCCGGAAGATCGCCATGATCTTCCAGGACGCCCTGTCCTCCCTGAACCCGGTGCTCACCGTCGGCTACCAGCTGGGCGAGATGTTCCGCGTCCACGAGGGCATGTCGAAGAAGGACGCCCGGCTCAAGGCCATCGAGCTGATGGAGAAGGTCAAGATCCCGGCGGCGAAGCAGCGGGTCGACGACTACCCGCACCACTTCTCCGGCGGTATGCGCCAGCGCATCATGATCGCCATGGCGATCGCGCTGGAGCCCGACCTGATCATCGCGGACGAGCCGACCACCGCTCTGGACGTCACCGTCCAGGCCCAGGTCATGGACCTGCTCGCCGAGCTCCAGCGCGAGCTGAACATGGGCCTGATCCTGATCACCCACGACCTCGGCGTGGTCGCCGACGTCGCGGACAAGATCGCCGTCATGTACGCCGGCCGGATCGTCGAGACCGCTCCGGTCCACGAGATCTACAAGCGCCCGGCGCACCCGTACACCCGGGGCCTGCTGGACTCGATCCCGCGCCTGGACCAGAAGGGCCAGGAGCTCTTCGCGATCAAGGGCCTGCCGCCGAACCTGCTGCGCCTGCCCACCGGCTGCTCGTTCAGCCCGCGCTGCCCCGCGGCGCAGGACATCTGCCGGTCCGAGATCCCCGCCCTGCAGCCCGTCAGCGAGCAGGACGGCAGCGAGCTGGCCGGCCGTCAGAGCGCCTGCCACTTCTGGAAGGAGCAGCTCCATGGCTGA
- a CDS encoding ABC transporter permease, which translates to MPDMTKTETATTEQASAPVAPVEAQKPEKARSLWGDAWSDLRRNPYFLVSSVLIFFLLLIAVFPSLFTSADPTKGDLVNHFLQKPQLSKVGSPDWLGWDGQGRSVYARLIYGTRASLIVAVCVTALVTLVGGLTGMISGYFGGLTDAIISRLTDVFFGVPFLLGSMVVLQAFTERTVWTVVFALAFLGWTQITRVMRGAVITVKQADYVHAAKALGAGTPRIMLRHILPNAMAPVIVVATIALGGYIATEATLSYLGLGLASPAISWGVDISAGSDQIRVAQHILIYPSIMLSITVLAFIMLGEAVRNALDPKLR; encoded by the coding sequence ATGCCTGATATGACCAAGACCGAAACCGCGACGACCGAGCAGGCTTCGGCGCCCGTCGCCCCCGTGGAAGCGCAGAAGCCCGAGAAGGCCCGCAGCCTGTGGGGGGACGCATGGTCCGACCTGCGGCGTAACCCCTACTTCCTCGTCTCCTCGGTGCTGATCTTCTTCCTGCTGCTGATCGCCGTCTTCCCGAGCCTGTTCACCAGTGCCGACCCCACCAAGGGCGACCTGGTGAACCACTTCCTCCAGAAGCCCCAGCTCAGCAAGGTCGGCTCGCCCGACTGGCTCGGCTGGGACGGCCAGGGCCGCAGCGTCTACGCGCGTCTGATCTACGGCACCCGCGCCTCGCTGATCGTCGCCGTCTGCGTCACCGCGCTCGTCACCCTCGTCGGCGGTCTGACGGGCATGATCTCCGGCTACTTCGGCGGTCTGACGGACGCGATCATCTCGCGGCTCACCGACGTCTTCTTCGGCGTCCCCTTCCTGCTCGGCTCGATGGTCGTCCTCCAGGCGTTCACCGAACGCACCGTGTGGACCGTCGTCTTCGCCCTGGCCTTCCTGGGCTGGACGCAGATCACCCGCGTCATGCGCGGCGCGGTCATCACCGTCAAGCAGGCCGACTACGTCCACGCCGCCAAGGCCCTGGGCGCCGGTACCCCCCGGATCATGCTCCGGCACATCCTGCCGAACGCCATGGCACCGGTGATCGTCGTAGCCACGATCGCGCTGGGCGGGTACATCGCCACTGAGGCGACCCTGTCCTACCTGGGTCTGGGCCTCGCGTCGCCGGCCATCTCGTGGGGCGTGGACATCTCCGCCGGTTCCGATCAGATCCGCGTCGCCCAGCACATCCTGATCTATCCGTCGATCATGCTCAGCATCACCGTCCTCGCCTTCATCATGCTCGGCGAAGCGGTCCGCAACGCCCTCGACCCCAAGCTGCGCTGA
- a CDS encoding ABC transporter permease codes for MGRYVARRLLQMIPVFFGTTLLIFLMVYSLPGDPVAGLFGDKGVDPATLAKLRHEHGLDLPMYQQYWNYISNILFHFDFGTQIRSGREITEVLGDAFPVTGRIALLAFTIEIVLGLSLGIAAGLKAGKFVDNLVLILTLLVISVPVFVLGYVIKTVFAFELNWIKPNVSNYPTWGELMAPAVVLGSLSLAYVARLTRTSIAENLRADYVRTAVAKGLPKRRVIGVHLMRNSLIPVATYLGTDIGALMGGAVVTERIFNVKGVGGLIYDSLARREGATLVGVVTILVVVYLIASLLVDLLYAVLDPRIRYA; via the coding sequence ATGGGGCGCTATGTCGCACGACGACTGCTCCAGATGATCCCGGTCTTCTTCGGGACGACCCTGCTCATCTTTTTGATGGTCTACAGCCTGCCCGGCGACCCCGTGGCCGGACTCTTCGGAGACAAGGGTGTAGACCCCGCCACGCTGGCGAAGCTCAGGCACGAACACGGCCTGGACCTGCCGATGTACCAGCAGTACTGGAACTACATATCGAACATCCTGTTCCACTTCGACTTCGGTACGCAGATCCGAAGTGGCCGTGAGATCACCGAAGTACTCGGCGACGCGTTCCCGGTCACCGGCCGGATCGCCCTGCTCGCGTTCACCATCGAGATCGTGCTCGGCCTCAGCCTCGGCATCGCCGCCGGCCTCAAGGCCGGCAAGTTCGTGGACAACCTCGTGCTGATCCTGACGCTGCTGGTCATCTCGGTCCCGGTGTTCGTCCTCGGCTACGTCATCAAGACGGTGTTCGCCTTCGAGCTCAACTGGATCAAGCCCAACGTCAGCAACTACCCGACGTGGGGCGAACTGATGGCGCCGGCCGTCGTGCTGGGCTCGCTGTCCCTCGCCTACGTGGCCCGCCTGACCCGCACGTCGATCGCGGAGAACCTGCGCGCCGACTACGTGCGTACGGCCGTGGCCAAGGGTCTCCCGAAGCGTCGCGTCATCGGTGTTCACCTGATGCGCAACTCGCTGATCCCCGTGGCGACCTACCTCGGTACCGACATCGGCGCCCTCATGGGCGGCGCCGTCGTCACCGAGCGGATCTTCAACGTCAAGGGTGTCGGTGGTCTGATCTACGACTCCCTCGCCCGGCGTGAAGGCGCGACCCTCGTCGGTGTCGTCACCATCCTGGTCGTGGTCTATCTGATCGCCAGCCTGCTCGTCGACCTCCTCTACGCGGTCCTGGACCCGAGGATCCGGTATGCCTGA